The genomic window AATTATCAAAGCGTTGTTGAAGCATTGTTTGTAGGATCAACAGTGGAAAACTTTGCTTTTCTCAGTGCCAACCCCGAGGAACACGACTGGCTTTCTCGTGCAGTGCCTTATGTCGTCAAGAACCACTTGCACCCCTATTTGCAGGGTGAGACCTTCCTGTTTCTGAAGTGAGTTAATCAACATTCAGGTGCCTTGAGACGATCAGTGAGCAGCCAGACAGGTTTTAATGTCCTAGTTGCTAAGTTAAACGGTGCAATAATGTCACAAGTTAAAATTTATGGTCTGAGAGTGCATCTTGACCCGATCAAGCAAAAACTCTCCGATATCATCCATTCTTGTGTAATGGATGCGCTCCAATATCCTGCTGATAAACGGGTACACCGATTTTTCCCACTTGATGCCTGTGACTTTTTCTACCCGATTGGGCGCACGGAACGATACACCATTATCGAGTTCAGTATGTTTGAGGGACGTAGTGTTGAAGCTAAAAAGCAGTTGATTCGGTTACTGTTTAAACGGGTTCAATCTCTTGGGATTACAACGCAAGACTTGGAGATTACAATATTTGAAACGCCGAAGCATAATTGGGGATTTCGGGGTTTACCTGGTGATGAGCACCAACTCAACTACAAAGTCGAAATATGAAGGTTTGTTGTTAAGAAGGTAGATTCGTGACAGTAGCATAACAAGCGTGGTGCAACGGATTGCCATAAGCTGCTGGTAGTATATTCAAAATTTATGGCAACCGCTGACCACAACCGTTAACCCACTGTGCGCTGCATAGTTTCATCCTTTGAAACTCTATTGACATGACTGAACTTCAAGCTCGATGGTAAACAGGCTAACAATCCCAATGCACCGGAATATGGAAAGAGCGATTAGTAAGTAGCAGAAGGTTCTTGATTACAACACTTCGCTTCGCGCTTGGACTGCTGCACTGCAATATACAGATCATTGAGTTATGGCTGATGTCCCCAAAAACGCAGTTTCATCACAAGATGTGCATGAACTGCTTGAGCTATGGTCATTCCCTTCTACTTTAACCATAGAACCAACCAATCGAGGCGCAAGCAATACAACCTATTTGGTTAAAGGACAAGCAGGCAATTTCATCTTGAAACTGTACGGCGATTCTACAACTACAGAACAACTTCAGTATGAACATTCACTACTTTTCTATCTGCAACAAGCAAATTTATCGTTTTCAGTTCCAGTTCCTGTGCCAGCCAAGTCTGGAGAAACCTTAGTTCAGAAGAGCAAAAATGACACCTTGCTACGAGTAGCTTTGCTGCCTCTAATTCCAGGTCAGATTGCAGAACGGCAAAACTGTCACCATGCGCGTGCTGCGGGTCGGGCGCTTTCTGAACTTCATTCTGCCCTAGCTAGTTTCGATCCAAAAGGTCAACTCGCTCAGTTACCAGCATGGGGGGATCTCTGTCGGATTCATCCGTTAGTGCCAGATCCGCTTGAGATACCAAAATGGCTCTTATTACCAACAGAGCAGGAAGAACGCCTCATCCATACTCTAGCAGAGGTGCTTGAGGTCATGCCCAAGTTGTATCAAACGCTTCCTGTTCAGACTATTCATGCTGATTACCTATCCTTCAACATTCTGCTCTCTTCCAACCAAGTGGTTGGTGTTTTGGACTTTGAGTTTGCTACTTTTGACCTGCGGCTTGTGGACTACATTTGTGGACTAGATGACTACTCAATGTTTCCTTGGAAACAAAACACTCGTTGGGAATTTGTAGAGGCTTTCAGTGCAGGTTATGCCGAACACATTTTGCTGACACACCAAGAAGTGTCAGCAATAATAATCTCTTGGCGTTTACAGCGGGCAAGTTCTCTAGTCTATTGGTCAGGGTGGTGGCGTGAGGGAAAAGTAACCCATCAAAAGGTAGTGGATGCAGTAACTGATCTATTGCTGTTTGAAGATTGGCTTTTTGACAATGCGACTAAATTGTTGAGCTACATTCAGTGGGTTTGAACAATATGTTTAGGGAAATTTTAGCTACTCCATTGCCAAAACCTACTCAAAAATTGAGCAATAGTGCTGTGAGGGGCAAGAGCATACATACATTGCAAGTATGCGATCGCATACTTGAGTTACAAAACTTAGCATCGTGCTCTACTTTAAATGTATCTCTGCTTAACGACGATTCTATTGCCCCTTTAATTAAACTGAGCCGTAAAACTTTAAAATATCTAATCAGTAAAATATATTTAAGCTTGTTTTAAAGTAAGTTAGTTATCTTTATTAACGGGACTTAGACAAATTGTTGGCTAAAATAAGGCTGTATTCCGCTCCAGGAAAAGGATTTAGTTCTGTAGGGGTTTAGAAGGCTCAAACCCAGTCACGGTAAGAAAAAACCTAAATTGACCTCAAAATTATTCACAAACTGGGTTTGAGCCTATTTCTTAACCAGTTTTTGTCTAAGCCCCGCTAAGGGCAATTTAAGTACCATCAATTAGTTCATTTATAAACTCGTCAGATCATCTACCTCTATTGCCAAGCTGGAGGCGATCGCCATTACGAAAAGAGTGTATGTAGTTCTAAGGTGCTACAAATTTAACATCACAGTGCTCACAAGCGATCAGGTCTTTATGAAAAAGGGTAGGTGGTCTTCAAGAAAATAGTGACGTATTTGCTTTACACCTTGCTACTTTGGGGCTTGTTTGGGCTTGAACGAGGTTCAAGTCCCGCTAAGTAGTAACTAATGCCTTTAATTCCTCAGTTTTTAATCTTGGCCCATAGGATGTAACAATCAAAGAAGCTGCGGATGATGCTAATTTTCCAGCTTCTTCATAGCTCATACCTTGGGTAATTCCATAGAGAAAAGCTCCTGCATACATATCTCCTGCTCCCACTGTATCTACAGCTTTTACTTGAGGTGCAGCAATTTCGATTAATTTCTGACCATCAAATACTACTGAACCATTGGAACCGCGAGTAATAGCAAATTTTTTGCTGAGAGTTTTTAGGTGATCTACAGCTACTTGAAAATCATGTGTATCTGCTAGTTCTAATACTTCACTTTCGTTAGCAAAAATAAAGTCTAAACCAGTCCCAATAATGTCTAATAAACCATCTTTGAAAAATTTTACCATGTTGTAATCAGATAGGGACATGGTAGTTTTTACTCCCGCTTTTTGGGCTAGTTCTCTAGCCTTTATAGCTGCTTCTTTTCCTGTAGGAGAAGTCACTAAATACCCTTCGATATATACATATTCTGAATCAGTGAGCGCTGATAATACTAATTCTTGTGTAGAAAACTTTTCAGTAATTCCCAAAAATGTATTCATGGTGCGATCTGCATCAGGAGTTACTAACACCAAACATTTACCTGTAATTCCTGATTGGCGGTCGCCATTCTTTAAGTTGGTATCTACCTGAGAGTTAAGTAAATCTTCTATGTAAAAATCTCCAAATTCATCGTTAGCCACTTTACAGGAATAAAAAGCTTTTCCTCCTAGTTGACTAATTGCCACTATTGTGTTTGCTGCCGAACCTCCACAACTCTTATGGCAATGAAGATTTTTGAGATTTTCCAAAATATGATTTTGACTATCTTCATCTAAAAGTGTCATTACACCTTTATCAATTTTTAACTCTTGTAGCAACTCTGGAGATACTTCGTATTCTATATCTACTAAGGCATTACCTATACCATAAACATCATATTTCTTGCCCATTGTTTATCTCCTAGAATAATTTCTGTTTGACTTGAACAGGACTAATAATAACAGATAAGAGTTGCTTGATCGTAATTTTGTGAACCCGCATTTTTTCAAGGGAATAATATTCCCCATCGACTCAGCCTGTTTGACTTCCTATCCCTATGGTTCTCGGTGGATGCCCCTATCCATGGGAGCATCCCAGTTTTTTTGCAAAGAAGGCGAAAATCAGTCCCTATAGGTAAGACGAGTGTATTTATAGCATTTTTCCAAAACAATGCAACAATAACACGGAGAGCTTAAGTCATATTTTATGAAAGTATAAAAACCAAGGGCTTAAATAAATATTAGAAGACAAAATTCCCAACCTTGATGAAATTAAAATTTTAAAACATGGCTTCTGAAAAGCTATTTTTTTGATAATAATTATGATTATTTTTTTTGAACTCTTCGCTTAAAGCTTATTGGACTTCAATTTATTTGGTTGCCTAAAACGGTTTTTACCAGCAACACGAAGGAGGCGCAGAAATTTGGGGCATTCAAAATGGTTGGGTGCATTGCAAGCGGCTGCGTGGTGGAGTCCATCGCGCATCGCACTCAGTTCTTTAATTTTTTTGTCCAACTCCAATGCCTTGGCCAAGAGCAGTACTCTATTGATCTCAGGGCCGTCAGGCGTAAACATTTCACTAATCTCATTTAAGGAGAAACCAGCACTACGCCCTAACGAAATCAAAGCTAGCCGTTCTATGACGTTAGCATCGATTTACCCCTGTCAAGCTAAATCCATTGCCTAGAGGGTAATACAGCCCTATTTTCACCTACAACTTGTTTAAGTCCCGTTATTACGAAAAATATTGTGACCTCATAACATTTGGATTCATCTGTTGTACTTTAAGGGATACAGTTATTTGATTTTGGGAGGAAATACTACAGTGAAACGTTGTCATATTTCAAGCACAATTAGTGGTTTATCTTTTTGTTTATTGCTTTTGAACAGTATCTTTGCGCCATCTGCACAAGCTGGACGACCTGTACTCAATCAAACCCCTCAAACAATCAATCGTTATTTTGGTGGTTACAAAACTCGACTAACAACTAATCAGGGGGTTACTTATACCTATGCTCCAGCCAAATTTAAGCGGTTGTTTCCTAAGTTTCCCAAAAGCAAATTTTCAATTACTTTTGTAAATAATAGAGCTAGAAAAATAACTCTTGATT from Oculatellaceae cyanobacterium includes these protein-coding regions:
- a CDS encoding MerR family DNA-binding protein; the encoded protein is MDANVIERLALISLGRSAGFSLNEISEMFTPDGPEINRVLLLAKALELDKKIKELSAMRDGLHHAAACNAPNHFECPKFLRLLRVAGKNRFRQPNKLKSNKL
- a CDS encoding adenosine kinase, which produces MGKKYDVYGIGNALVDIEYEVSPELLQELKIDKGVMTLLDEDSQNHILENLKNLHCHKSCGGSAANTIVAISQLGGKAFYSCKVANDEFGDFYIEDLLNSQVDTNLKNGDRQSGITGKCLVLVTPDADRTMNTFLGITEKFSTQELVLSALTDSEYVYIEGYLVTSPTGKEAAIKARELAQKAGVKTTMSLSDYNMVKFFKDGLLDIIGTGLDFIFANESEVLELADTHDFQVAVDHLKTLSKKFAITRGSNGSVVFDGQKLIEIAAPQVKAVDTVGAGDMYAGAFLYGITQGMSYEEAGKLASSAASLIVTSYGPRLKTEELKALVTT
- a CDS encoding phosphotransferase, whose translation is MADVPKNAVSSQDVHELLELWSFPSTLTIEPTNRGASNTTYLVKGQAGNFILKLYGDSTTTEQLQYEHSLLFYLQQANLSFSVPVPVPAKSGETLVQKSKNDTLLRVALLPLIPGQIAERQNCHHARAAGRALSELHSALASFDPKGQLAQLPAWGDLCRIHPLVPDPLEIPKWLLLPTEQEERLIHTLAEVLEVMPKLYQTLPVQTIHADYLSFNILLSSNQVVGVLDFEFATFDLRLVDYICGLDDYSMFPWKQNTRWEFVEAFSAGYAEHILLTHQEVSAIIISWRLQRASSLVYWSGWWREGKVTHQKVVDAVTDLLLFEDWLFDNATKLLSYIQWV
- a CDS encoding tautomerase family protein → MSSQTGFNVLVAKLNGAIMSQVKIYGLRVHLDPIKQKLSDIIHSCVMDALQYPADKRVHRFFPLDACDFFYPIGRTERYTIIEFSMFEGRSVEAKKQLIRLLFKRVQSLGITTQDLEITIFETPKHNWGFRGLPGDEHQLNYKVEI